In Simplicispira sp. 125, one DNA window encodes the following:
- the gpmA gene encoding 2,3-diphosphoglycerate-dependent phosphoglycerate mutase — protein sequence MHKLVLIRHGESTWNLENRFTGWTDVDLTPTGVSQAMSAGKLLKAEGYDFDVCYTSVLKRAIHTLWYALDEMDRLWLPVHKHWRLNERHYGALQGLNKAETAKQYGDEQVLVWRRSYDTPPPALDATDPRSERGDRRYAGLDASQVPLTECLQDTVARVLPFWNDTMAPAIRSGQRLLVSAHGNSIRALVKYLDNIADEDIVGLNIPNGIPLVYELDANLKPIRHYYLGDAEAAAKAAAAVASQGKA from the coding sequence ATGCATAAACTTGTTCTGATCCGCCACGGCGAATCCACCTGGAACCTGGAAAACCGCTTCACAGGCTGGACCGATGTGGACCTGACTCCCACGGGTGTATCGCAGGCCATGTCGGCCGGCAAACTGCTCAAGGCCGAAGGCTACGATTTCGACGTGTGCTACACCAGCGTACTCAAGCGCGCCATCCACACCCTGTGGTACGCGCTGGACGAAATGGACCGCCTCTGGCTGCCCGTGCACAAGCACTGGCGCCTGAACGAGCGCCACTATGGCGCTCTGCAAGGGCTGAACAAGGCCGAAACCGCCAAACAGTACGGCGACGAGCAAGTGCTGGTCTGGCGCCGCAGCTACGACACCCCCCCGCCTGCGCTGGACGCCACCGACCCGCGCAGCGAGCGCGGCGACCGCCGCTACGCCGGGCTCGATGCCAGCCAGGTGCCGCTGACCGAATGCCTGCAGGATACGGTGGCGCGCGTGCTGCCGTTCTGGAACGACACCATGGCCCCGGCCATCCGCTCGGGCCAGCGCCTTTTGGTGTCGGCACACGGTAATTCGATCCGCGCCCTGGTGAAATACCTGGACAACATTGCAGACGAAGACATCGTCGGGTTGAACATTCCCAACGGGATTCCACTGGTTTACGAATTAGATGCAAACCTCAAGCCCATCCGCCACTACTATCTGGGTGATGCTGAAGCGGCTGCAAAGGCCGCCGCCGCCGTGGCGTCACAAGGCAAGGCATAA
- a CDS encoding S41 family peptidase: protein MGQKMKIVGWVSVGVLAGALTTVSLQTVARGAMTPLPLEEIQQLSAVFGLVKTDYVEPVDDKKLITDAISGMVASLDPHSQYFDKKSFAEFREGTSGKFVGVGIEITQEDGLIKVVSPIEGSPAFRAGLKTNDLITKIDETAVKGLSLGDAVKKMRGEPDTKVTLTIFRKDESRTFPVTITREEIKTQSVKAKMIEPGYGWIRLSQFQERTVEDFVRKAEELYKQDPKLKGLVLDLRNDPGGLLDAAVAISAAFLPPDVTVVTTNGQLAESKATFKASPEFYARRGGDPLKRLPAALKSVPLVVLVNEGSASASEIVAGALQDHKRATVMGSQTFGKGSVQTVRPLGPDTGIKLTTARYYTPSGKSIQARGIVPDVMLDETAEGNVFAALRMREADLEKHLNNGQTEEKKDEVREKAREDARKRLEEEAKKPVTERKLPEFGTDKDFQLAQALNQLRGKPVLVSKTQTERKEEKKETQ, encoded by the coding sequence ATGGGCCAGAAAATGAAAATTGTCGGTTGGGTGTCGGTCGGCGTGCTGGCCGGGGCACTGACCACGGTATCACTGCAAACCGTGGCGCGCGGCGCCATGACGCCGCTACCGCTGGAAGAGATCCAGCAGCTTTCGGCCGTTTTTGGCCTGGTCAAGACCGACTATGTTGAGCCGGTAGACGACAAGAAACTCATCACCGACGCCATCTCTGGCATGGTTGCCAGCCTGGATCCGCATTCGCAGTATTTCGACAAAAAGTCTTTTGCTGAATTCCGCGAGGGCACGTCGGGCAAGTTTGTGGGTGTCGGCATCGAGATCACCCAGGAAGACGGGCTCATCAAGGTAGTCTCACCCATCGAAGGCTCGCCCGCGTTCCGCGCAGGACTCAAAACCAACGACCTGATCACCAAGATCGACGAAACCGCCGTCAAGGGCCTGTCGCTGGGCGACGCAGTCAAAAAAATGCGTGGCGAGCCCGACACCAAGGTCACCCTCACCATCTTCCGCAAGGACGAGAGCCGCACCTTCCCCGTGACCATCACGCGCGAGGAAATCAAGACGCAATCGGTCAAAGCCAAGATGATCGAACCCGGCTATGGCTGGATTCGCCTGTCGCAGTTCCAGGAACGCACGGTGGAAGACTTCGTGCGCAAGGCCGAGGAACTCTACAAGCAAGATCCCAAGCTCAAGGGCCTGGTGCTGGATCTGCGCAATGACCCGGGCGGCCTGCTGGACGCTGCCGTAGCCATCTCCGCAGCCTTTCTGCCACCCGATGTGACCGTGGTGACCACCAACGGACAGTTGGCCGAAAGCAAGGCCACCTTCAAGGCCTCGCCAGAGTTCTATGCCCGCCGGGGCGGCGACCCGCTCAAACGCCTGCCTGCCGCCCTCAAGAGCGTGCCGCTGGTGGTACTGGTGAACGAAGGTTCAGCCTCGGCCAGCGAGATCGTCGCCGGTGCACTGCAGGACCACAAGCGCGCCACCGTCATGGGCAGCCAGACCTTTGGCAAGGGCTCCGTGCAAACCGTGCGCCCCCTGGGGCCGGACACCGGCATCAAGCTGACCACGGCGCGCTACTACACGCCCAGCGGCAAGTCGATCCAGGCGCGCGGCATCGTGCCCGACGTGATGCTCGATGAAACGGCCGAAGGCAACGTTTTTGCCGCTCTGCGCATGCGCGAAGCCGACCTGGAAAAGCACCTGAACAACGGCCAGACCGAAGAGAAAAAGGACGAAGTCCGGGAAAAAGCCCGCGAGGATGCCCGCAAGCGCCTGGAAGAAGAAGCCAAGAAACCGGTCACCGAGCGCAAGCTGCCCGAGTTTGGAACCGACAAGGACTTCCAGTTGGCCCAGGCACTGAACCAATTGCGCGGCAAGCCGGTGCTGGTGAGCAAAACCCAGACCGAGCGCAAGGAAGAGAAGAAAGAAACGCAGTAA
- a CDS encoding HesA/MoeB/ThiF family protein, translating into MTDDQLLRYSRHILLDEVGIEGQERILAAHALIIGAGGLGSPAALYLGSAGVGRITLVDHDTVDLTNLQRQIAHTLERVGQTKVTSAAQAVHAINPEVRITTIAQQADAALLERLVRDASVVLDCSDNYATRQAINAACVRQGKPLVAGAVIRFDAQISVFDPRDAQSPCYACIFDPQAQFEEVACSTMGVFAPLVGVVGAMQAAEALKLISGAGPSLAGRLLMLDGRRMEWSTLHAARNPACPVCGPL; encoded by the coding sequence ATGACCGACGACCAGCTCCTGCGCTATTCCCGCCATATCCTGCTCGACGAGGTAGGCATCGAAGGGCAAGAACGCATCCTGGCGGCCCATGCGCTCATCATCGGCGCGGGAGGACTGGGCTCCCCCGCAGCCCTTTATCTGGGGTCTGCCGGGGTGGGCCGGATTACACTGGTGGACCACGACACGGTGGACCTGACCAACCTGCAACGCCAGATTGCCCACACGCTGGAGCGCGTAGGCCAGACCAAGGTCACGTCGGCCGCGCAGGCAGTGCACGCCATCAATCCCGAGGTACGGATCACCACCATCGCGCAGCAGGCCGATGCCGCTTTGCTGGAGCGCCTGGTGCGCGATGCCAGCGTGGTACTCGACTGCTCTGACAACTACGCCACGCGCCAGGCCATCAACGCAGCATGCGTGCGCCAGGGCAAGCCGCTGGTAGCGGGTGCAGTGATCCGTTTTGATGCGCAGATCTCCGTGTTCGACCCGCGTGATGCCCAGTCACCCTGTTATGCCTGCATCTTCGACCCGCAGGCCCAGTTTGAAGAAGTGGCCTGCTCCACCATGGGCGTGTTTGCGCCGCTGGTCGGCGTGGTGGGCGCCATGCAGGCCGCCGAGGCGCTCAAGCTGATATCGGGCGCCGGGCCGTCGCTCGCCGGACGGCTGCTGATGCTGGACGGGCGCCGCATGGAGTGGAGCACCCTGCACGCTGCGCGCAACCCCGCTTGTCCGGTGTGCGGGCCACTGTAG
- a CDS encoding response regulator — MKLKTYIVEDNATIRENLIGTLEELAAVESVGVADTEEEGKQWLTSKPAQWDMAIIDLFLRQGSGLGVLAACRNRLPHQRLVVLSNYATPDIRMRCAQLGVDAVFDKSNEIDDLIDYCIAQGKALPDVRAH; from the coding sequence GTGAAGCTCAAAACCTACATCGTCGAAGACAACGCCACCATCCGCGAGAACCTGATTGGTACGCTGGAAGAATTGGCGGCTGTTGAGTCGGTGGGGGTGGCCGACACGGAGGAGGAAGGCAAGCAGTGGCTGACCTCGAAACCCGCGCAATGGGACATGGCCATCATTGATCTTTTTTTGCGCCAGGGCAGTGGCCTGGGTGTGTTGGCAGCCTGTCGTAACCGCCTGCCCCACCAGCGCCTGGTGGTGCTCAGCAACTATGCCACCCCGGATATCCGCATGCGCTGCGCCCAGCTGGGCGTCGATGCCGTGTTCGACAAATCCAACGAAATCGACGATCTGATCGACTACTGCATCGCCCAAGGCAAGGCACTGCCCGACGTGCGTGCCCACTGA
- a CDS encoding response regulator transcription factor: protein MINVGIVDDHAIVRSGLRQFLSEHVDLRVVGEASNGREAIDLIRNAEVNVLLMDLAMPGQSGLDALAMLRAKAPDMGILILSGYPETHYAISMIRQGASGYLNKECEPSEIVEAIRTIALGRRYVTPVVAELLAQQLHRKDDAPVHEQLSEREFQVFLKLARGETAGDIAKALSLSVKTVSTYRTRLMEKMGLSSNSDLTYYALKNRLID, encoded by the coding sequence ATGATCAATGTCGGTATCGTGGATGACCATGCGATTGTGCGTTCGGGTCTGCGCCAGTTCTTGAGCGAGCATGTGGATTTGCGGGTGGTGGGCGAGGCGTCCAATGGCCGCGAAGCCATCGACCTGATCCGCAACGCCGAGGTGAATGTGCTGCTTATGGATTTGGCCATGCCGGGGCAAAGCGGGCTCGATGCCCTGGCCATGCTGCGCGCCAAGGCGCCCGACATGGGCATCCTGATCTTGAGCGGTTACCCGGAAACGCATTACGCCATCAGCATGATCCGCCAGGGAGCCAGCGGCTACCTCAACAAGGAGTGCGAGCCCAGCGAGATCGTGGAGGCCATCCGCACCATTGCGCTGGGCCGTCGCTACGTGACGCCCGTGGTGGCCGAACTGTTGGCGCAGCAGCTGCATCGCAAAGACGATGCGCCGGTACATGAGCAACTCTCCGAGCGCGAATTCCAGGTTTTTCTGAAGCTGGCGCGTGGAGAAACAGCGGGTGATATTGCCAAGGCGCTGTCGCTGAGCGTGAAGACGGTGAGCACCTACCGCACGCGCCTGATGGAAAAAATGGGGTTGTCGTCCAACAGTGATCTGACGTACTACGCCTTGAAGAACCGATTGATCGATTGA
- a CDS encoding CHASE3 domain-containing protein → MHWPSLQKIAISLPMAMLAALTLIGINEAGFQRSHDALEHLAHSQTTHASVNRLLQSMLDAETGNRGYLLTGEESYLEPYEAAVSTVNENLTQLRTLVLGSAEDLEDFSQLSRQISRKLSEMELSLRLRRKGQEDAWKFVLSTDVGKQNMDAIRTHARALIARSTQKVGSSQTEISQSLQLSRLGIALMTAVGLLAFYMYLRQSNALQRANEREQVLLEQERARLEGLVRERTASLNELANHLQQVREEERGYLARELHDELGALLTAAKLDVARLKSRITSEAPEVAERLKHLSETLNSVIALKRRIIEDLRPSSLSHLGLTAAIDILVREFSQQAGIEVQSSLDTVDLPDATQLTVYRMVQESLTNIGKYAQASQVLVTVHKHPTHVAVQIRDNGSGFDPAGISRTAHGLVGMRQRVEAAGGRLTVSSRPGGGTVVSAVLPTPAAVAAPVM, encoded by the coding sequence ATGCACTGGCCCTCACTGCAAAAGATCGCCATCAGTCTTCCCATGGCCATGTTGGCCGCGCTCACCCTGATTGGCATCAACGAGGCGGGCTTCCAGCGTTCGCACGATGCGCTGGAGCATCTCGCGCACAGCCAGACCACACATGCCTCGGTCAACCGGCTGCTGCAAAGCATGCTGGACGCCGAGACCGGCAACCGCGGCTACCTGCTGACGGGGGAGGAAAGCTACCTCGAACCCTACGAAGCCGCCGTATCGACCGTGAATGAAAACCTGACCCAGCTGCGCACACTGGTTCTCGGTTCGGCAGAAGACTTGGAAGACTTTTCGCAGCTGTCCCGCCAGATTTCGCGCAAGCTCTCTGAAATGGAGCTGAGCCTGCGCCTGCGCCGCAAGGGCCAGGAGGATGCATGGAAGTTCGTCCTGTCCACCGATGTGGGCAAGCAGAACATGGACGCCATCCGCACCCATGCGCGCGCCCTGATCGCGCGCAGCACCCAGAAGGTGGGAAGCAGCCAGACAGAAATCAGCCAGTCACTGCAGCTCTCGCGCCTGGGCATTGCCCTGATGACCGCCGTGGGCCTGCTGGCTTTCTACATGTACCTGCGCCAAAGCAATGCGCTGCAAAGGGCCAACGAGCGCGAGCAGGTGCTGCTGGAGCAAGAACGGGCGCGCCTCGAAGGCCTGGTGCGCGAACGCACGGCCTCCTTGAATGAACTGGCCAACCACTTGCAGCAGGTGCGCGAGGAAGAGCGCGGCTACCTGGCCCGCGAACTGCACGATGAACTGGGCGCCCTACTGACGGCGGCCAAGCTGGACGTGGCGCGCCTGAAATCACGCATCACATCCGAGGCCCCGGAAGTGGCCGAACGCCTCAAGCACCTGAGCGAAACCCTCAATAGCGTGATTGCGCTCAAACGGCGCATCATCGAAGACCTGCGCCCGTCATCGCTGTCCCATCTGGGGTTGACCGCGGCCATCGACATCCTGGTGCGCGAATTTTCGCAGCAGGCGGGCATCGAAGTGCAGTCCAGTCTGGACACCGTGGATCTGCCCGATGCCACGCAACTCACCGTGTACCGCATGGTGCAGGAATCGCTCACCAACATCGGCAAATATGCCCAAGCGAGCCAGGTACTGGTCACCGTGCACAAACACCCCACCCATGTGGCGGTGCAGATCCGCGACAACGGCTCAGGCTTCGACCCTGCGGGGATCAGCCGCACCGCACACGGCCTGGTAGGCATGCGCCAGCGGGTCGAGGCAGCTGGTGGGCGGCTGACGGTTTCTTCGCGCCCCGGGGGGGGCACCGTGGTGTCGGCGGTGCTGCCCACCCCGGCAGCCGTGGCGGCCCCCGTGATGTAG
- a CDS encoding DUF1328 domain-containing protein: protein MLHYAVVFLVIALIAAVFGFGGIAAGAVGIAKILFFVFVIMAVVTFVLSLLKRG from the coding sequence ATGTTGCATTACGCCGTCGTTTTTTTAGTTATCGCGCTCATCGCAGCCGTTTTTGGTTTTGGTGGCATTGCTGCCGGAGCCGTCGGTATCGCCAAGATACTCTTTTTCGTCTTTGTCATCATGGCCGTGGTCACCTTTGTCCTCAGCCTGCTTAAACGGGGCTAA
- a CDS encoding BON domain-containing protein, with product MKFARALAFAALAGATIISAGCSVARDQQTVGSYVDDAGITTAVKARMAEDKTVSATSISVETLKGTVQLSGFAKSQAEKNQAENIARNTKHVREVRNSIVVRP from the coding sequence ATGAAATTCGCACGAGCCCTTGCCTTTGCCGCCCTTGCTGGCGCCACCATTATTTCCGCCGGTTGCTCGGTGGCCCGCGACCAGCAGACCGTAGGTTCCTATGTGGATGACGCCGGCATCACCACTGCCGTGAAGGCCCGGATGGCCGAGGACAAGACCGTCTCCGCCACCTCAATCAGCGTGGAAACACTCAAAGGCACCGTACAGCTTTCGGGTTTTGCCAAGTCGCAGGCCGAAAAAAATCAGGCAGAAAACATTGCACGCAACACCAAGCATGTGCGCGAAGTGCGCAACAGCATCGTGGTTCGCCCGTAA
- a CDS encoding putative zinc-binding metallopeptidase: protein MQVFNCGQCGHVVFFDSVQCMHCGSTLAFLPDQVTLAALAPAPEAGAGLWRRLGTIQPGALYRLCYNHTTWDACNFGVPAASPHLLCLACRQTHKLPDLSDPANLRHWIRIEEAKRQLFYTLARLGLQSTDDNTPPNAGPAYAFLADLPGEPAIVTGHHGGTITLNVAEADNDERARRRIALHEPFRTLVGHLRHESGHFYWDRLVRDTDKLDAFRAVFGDERQDYAQALSTHYAQGARTDWSAHHVSAYAAAHPWEDWAETWAHYLHMVDLLETAAAYATGLNVPGANAGPREHVANPFTQPAPGFDTMVRQWVPLTLLLNSLNRSLGQQDAYPFALSAGALCKLRFVHDTIAQGSSMPAART from the coding sequence ATGCAGGTTTTCAATTGCGGCCAGTGCGGTCATGTGGTGTTCTTCGACAGCGTGCAGTGCATGCACTGCGGGAGCACGCTGGCCTTTTTGCCTGACCAGGTGACCCTGGCGGCGCTGGCCCCGGCACCTGAAGCGGGTGCGGGCCTGTGGCGGCGGCTGGGCACCATACAACCGGGCGCGCTCTACCGTCTTTGCTACAACCACACCACCTGGGACGCCTGCAACTTTGGCGTCCCCGCGGCCAGCCCCCACTTGCTGTGCCTTGCCTGCCGCCAGACGCACAAATTGCCCGATCTGTCCGACCCCGCCAACCTGCGGCACTGGATTCGCATCGAAGAAGCCAAGCGCCAGCTTTTCTATACCCTGGCGCGGCTCGGTCTGCAGTCTACGGACGACAACACCCCGCCAAATGCGGGCCCTGCCTACGCTTTTTTGGCCGACCTGCCGGGCGAACCGGCCATCGTGACGGGCCACCATGGCGGCACCATCACGCTGAACGTGGCCGAGGCCGACAACGACGAACGCGCCCGCCGCCGCATTGCGCTGCACGAGCCCTTTCGCACGCTGGTAGGCCACCTGCGCCACGAATCGGGCCATTTTTACTGGGACCGGCTGGTGCGCGACACGGACAAGCTGGACGCCTTCCGCGCCGTATTTGGCGACGAGCGGCAGGATTACGCGCAGGCGTTATCAACGCATTACGCCCAAGGCGCCCGCACCGACTGGAGCGCCCACCATGTCAGCGCCTACGCCGCCGCCCACCCGTGGGAAGATTGGGCCGAAACCTGGGCGCACTACCTGCACATGGTGGATTTGCTGGAAACAGCCGCCGCCTACGCCACCGGCCTGAACGTGCCTGGCGCCAACGCCGGGCCGCGCGAGCATGTGGCCAACCCCTTCACCCAGCCTGCGCCAGGGTTTGACACCATGGTGCGGCAATGGGTGCCGCTCACTCTGCTGCTCAACAGCCTGAACCGCAGCCTGGGCCAGCAGGACGCCTACCCGTTTGCACTGTCCGCAGGCGCGCTGTGCAAACTGCGTTTTGTGCACGACACCATCGCGCAAGGCAGCAGCATGCCCGCAGCCCGCACCTGA
- the coaD gene encoding pantetheine-phosphate adenylyltransferase, with protein sequence MSLNILAVYPGTFDPITLGHEDLVRRAAQMFDRVIVAVAMAHHKKTLLSLDERMEMARAALHDCPQVQVVPFEGLVTEFAAAHGAKAMLRGLRSGTDFDYEFQLAGMNRALAPQIETVFLTPCSQHQFISSTLVREIATLGGDVAQFVSPVVHEGLLHKLGRSAAA encoded by the coding sequence ATGTCCCTGAACATCCTCGCCGTCTACCCCGGAACCTTTGACCCCATCACCCTGGGCCACGAGGACCTGGTGCGCCGCGCCGCGCAGATGTTTGACCGCGTGATCGTGGCGGTGGCCATGGCCCACCACAAGAAGACGCTGCTCAGCCTGGACGAGCGTATGGAAATGGCGCGCGCCGCGCTGCATGACTGCCCCCAGGTGCAGGTGGTGCCCTTCGAGGGGCTGGTGACCGAATTTGCTGCTGCGCACGGCGCCAAGGCCATGCTGCGGGGGCTGCGCTCGGGCACCGATTTTGACTACGAGTTCCAGCTGGCCGGCATGAACCGTGCGCTGGCGCCGCAGATCGAAACCGTGTTCCTCACCCCTTGCAGCCAGCACCAGTTCATCAGCAGTACGCTGGTGCGCGAGATTGCCACGCTGGGGGGCGATGTGGCGCAGTTTGTCTCGCCCGTGGTGCACGAGGGCCTGCTGCACAAGCTGGGCCGCTCGGCAGCTGCCTGA